GGATTCGACCCGGCGCGGGGGCGGGGTCTAGAGTTCTCGGGTTGCCTCGGCGAGGGAGCCGGTCGAACGACCAGGACTCCGTGATCGACAGGGCCGGACCAGCCACGCTGCGCCGCGCTCACGATCCGGAGCGCGGCGTTCGTCGTCTCCGGACCCGCCGAGCCGGCCGCACCGGCCCCCTCACGTACGGGGTCACTCGAACCCCGAAGCACCACCCCCGCCACCGTCCCGCCACCCTCCAGGAGGACCCATGTCTGCCCCCGAGAAGATCGCCGCCGAGGCCCGCACCGAGTTCGGCAAGGGCGCCGCCCGCCGGATCCGCCGCGAGCACAAGATCCCGGCCGTCGTCTACGGCCACGGCAACGAGCCGACCCACCTCATCCTGCCCGGCCACCAGACCATGATGGCCCTCAAGCACGGCGGTGCGAACGCGCTCCTCGCGCTGCAGATCGACGGCAGCGAGCAGCTCGCCCTGACCAAGGACGTGCAGATCGACCCGATCCGCCGCGTCATCGAGCACATCGACTTCGTCTCCGTGAAGCGCGGCGAGAAGGTCACCGTCGACGTCCCCGTGCACGTCGTCGGCGAGGCCGGCCCGGACACGCTGGTCGTGACCGAGAACGCCGTCGTCTCCGTCGAGGCCGAGGCCACCCACATCCCGGAGGCCTTCGAGGTCTCCGTCGAGGGCGCCGAGGTCGGCACCCAGGTCCTCGCCAAGGACCTCGACCTCCCGTCCGGCGTCACCCTGCTCGCCGACGAGGAGCTGCTCATCGTCAACGTGACCGAGCAGATCTCCGCCGAGGCGCTCGAGGCCGAGCTGGCCGAGGCCGAGGCCGACGCCGGCATCGAGCACGACCCGTCCGACGAGGAGATCGCCGAGGCGCAGGAGGAGGCCAAGGCCGAGGACGCCGCCCAGGACGCCGAGGGCTCCGACTCCGAGTGACCCCCTGCTGACCGGGCAGTTCCTCGCGCCGCGACGCGAGGAACTGCCCGGTCAGCGCATTTCAGCGCGAGGAAGTGCCCGCTCGACTGATTGGATGCAGGACGTGACCCAGCAGCAGGACCCCGAGCAGAGCGGCGCCTGGCTCGTGGTCGGCCTCGGCAACCCGGGTCCGGCCTACGCCGGGCACCGCCACAACATCGGCTACCTGGTGGCCGACGAGCTGGCCTCCCGGATGGGCAGCCCGTTCCGGAGCCACAAGTCCGGGCGTGCCGACGTCGTCGAGGGACGGCTGTCGATCGGCGGACCGCGGGTCGTGC
This genomic interval from Nocardioides palaemonis contains the following:
- a CDS encoding 50S ribosomal protein L25/general stress protein Ctc; amino-acid sequence: MSAPEKIAAEARTEFGKGAARRIRREHKIPAVVYGHGNEPTHLILPGHQTMMALKHGGANALLALQIDGSEQLALTKDVQIDPIRRVIEHIDFVSVKRGEKVTVDVPVHVVGEAGPDTLVVTENAVVSVEAEATHIPEAFEVSVEGAEVGTQVLAKDLDLPSGVTLLADEELLIVNVTEQISAEALEAELAEAEADAGIEHDPSDEEIAEAQEEAKAEDAAQDAEGSDSE